The window GTCGAGCCGCCGAACATCGCCCCGTAGTAGATCCCCGCGAACATGATGAACGCGCCGATCGGTTCGAGTCCGTAGGTCACCGGCAGCAGGAGTGCGACCGCCATTGCGGGGCCGATGCCGGGCAGTACGCCGATCGCGGTGCCGAGCAGCACGCCGAGCGCGGCCCACAGCAGGTTGACGGGAGTGAGCGCCGTACCGAAGCCGTCCATCAGGGAGTTGAGGGCGTTCATGTCACAGCACTCCCATCAGCGGGCCGCCCGGCAGCGGTACTCCGAGCAGGTTGTTGAAGATGGTGTAGGTGGCGAGGGAGAGAACGGCCGCGATGAGCGGGTCCCGGTCGATCCGGCGGCTGCCGAGTGCGAAGGCGGCGCCCCAGAAGAGGAGCGCGCCCGCGACGGGGAACCCGAGCGGTTCGATGAGGACGGCCGAGCCGAGGAACACCCCGGCGAGCAGCAGCACCGTGCGCCAGTCGGCGGGTTCGGACAGGTCGATGTCCTCGCCGCCCT of the Streptomyces aurantiacus genome contains:
- a CDS encoding tripartite tricarboxylate transporter TctB family protein, which translates into the protein MTTPTTDIPPTPADERRSWLREHSELGVCVMLLGLGVLVLADALTMDVDITQRGPVGPKTVPVVVGVGLLVIAALLAVDVLRGGRGQAEGGEDIDLSEPADWRTVLLLAGVFLGSAVLIEPLGFPVAGALLFWGAAFALGSRRIDRDPLIAAVLSLATYTIFNNLLGVPLPGGPLMGVL